CGGTTGTTCTACAACTGTTACCGGTAGGGGAGCTTCTGGAGTTGGCTCTGGTACCGGCGGTTGTTCTACAACTGTTACCGGTAGGGGAGCTTCTGGAATTGGCTCTGGTACCGGCGGTTGTTCTGCAACTGTTACCGGTAGAAGAGCTTCTGGGAGTGGTTCATCGATTTTTAACGCTTCTAAGGCGGCAACTGGTATACCAGATTGCTCAGATTGTTCTGTTACAACAATAGGACTTGAGGATTCTACAGGGGCAACAACATCCACTATTTCAGGAACTTCTGCTGCCATCTCAACCGGAACGGGAATTGGTTCTTCTATTTTACCTGACGGTTTAGCTTCGTCTGCTGGAACTGGAATTTCGACTGGTTTCGATTCTTTGGTCGATGTAGGAACTTCTACAGGAACAGATGCCACTAGTCCAGACTCTGTAGATTTAGGAACTTCAGTCTCAATTTTTGCAGCAGAAGCTGTAACTTCCTTCTCTAGTGCAGGTAATAATGTTTGCTTTTCTGAAACAGCTTCGACTGCTGCCACAGCTACCGTCTCTTCAACAGGTTTAGGTTGCGGTTCTGATGATTGCTCGGATTGAGAAGCTGGTTGATTGAGAGTTTGAGATATTTTCGCCCATATATTATCGAAAGAGTCTGCTCCCATGTAATCTATGTTTCCAGCCTCCCAACCTTGTCGCCTCGCTAGTTCGTCTGCGGCGTCTTGTTGTAACGGTGCGCCGGGAACTACACGTGCCAGGTTAGCTGCAACGCCGGTCTgaaaagttacaaaaatataattatttcatgtttCATGCTTAAGATTTCGTTCGCCattataagcttaattttttaCCACAGAGAAAGGTAGGTTGGTTAAAAAGCAACGTGcagtttagttattttaattctttcagTTACACATGCATTATAGAAACAAGCTACtaatgcattttaattaaagtattattgcacttaaataaaaaaaaatgtaatataattctttGTACATaccaatttattatacattttttttgtcattacttACTTGAATCTCTTCGTTATTTATTGTCTTATCGTTAATATCCTCTAAGATTGTTTCTATAGCATCTTCAAATTCTTCTGAACTCTCTGGTGTCGGCGAACGTGGAATAAATGGTATTTCATGGATGCAGACCTTACGCCCACGTGCGTCTATAGTCATTCTGTGCCTTAAGTAAAAGCCATCGTATGGGTGCCTAGGTCTTAGTTCCTCATAAACATCACTATCGCTATCGGAGTCATATCCattaacttttgtttttgatgtATGTTGACATCGCAATCTGACGTGATCCATCATCACGGTATATACTTGTTCCGTTTTGTTTTGCTGTCCATACTGAGAAGGAAAGGTCCAATCTCTCTTTTTATGTTGTTTAGATCCTTCTTTATCGTGGATATTATAAGACATATTCGAgacatgattattattttgagaTTCAACAGTCtgtacatttaaattacttttattactttctAACCGATTAGTGTAAGTGTAGTGATGATCATGATAAGTATGTGGCTCTTGGTTGTTAATTTGTTGATGCTCGACGTAGTtatgtaatgtattaatttgtgTATCTTGTAATTGTTGCtgagaattattattgttataatgttCTGAATGCTGACGAAAATTATGAGATTCAGAATGAAATGAGGAAAAGTGTGATTGGTGTTCATGTTCAGAGTGATGACTGTTTGTTTCGTTGTGCTCGTGTACGTGTTGGCAATGATCCTGGGACGTTTGTTCGTAACTACTATGAAAATCGCGCTGCTCTTGTTGTGGTGGCATGTAATCCCATGCATATTTTCTCATATCCTGATAATCATCTATTGTTTGTTCTGTTGGATTAGATTGTTCTGTACTAGGCGGAATGTTTCCTCTGTAAATATTCCACGGATCGTGAAATTGCTTTAGATCAAATTCTGGTACATTTATTTCAGAATCTAAAATTTGATTATCCGGATGATGCCATGGAAATTCAGAATTTGGATCTAGTATGGgttcataataaatgttatgcaAAACTGGTTCTCTAAATTCGGGTACTTCTTGTTCATGTACTGCTGATGAGTCGTCTTCTATATTATCCTATTGGTTAAAGCGATAAAACAGCTTAGTAGTTAAGCATGCAGagaaaaacttgaaaaaagcaTAACACACTGAGAATTCTAAAAATTTTGTGCATGGCTTAATTCGAGGAAACattactagaattaaaaaataattacttaacaaacatacaaaaattttaccaaaataaagaaatggcaagcttattattcattattaagtttaatttgtaaatattaaaatattgtatgtttgtaCAGTGATGCCCATTTCACCAAAATACCAACACCATCAATTCTACTAACCCAAAATGCATTGATCTTTTTAAAACacacaaaattatttgaaaatattagaataatattagtattttggagaaatgtttttaatttatattaaactaacataaaacatttaaaaacttgCTAATTGCATTACAAATGTGCACAAGCTTAAAAGACAAGCATTAGTTTTGGAAGATATAAACTAAAGGTAATATgtacagaaaaaataattaaaactgtaaataaaaacttttaaaaaatcataaaagaaATCACTTGtctatgttgaaatatttttttcatctcaCCTCCTCTTCAATGTTCGAATCCTGTAGCGTATGCTTAGAACACATGTTGTACGAGCAAGATCAGACGCTTATATGAGAATGGATTGACTTATTGGACTTTATGAAGGGTATTGCTAAGTATTTGCGGTCGTGAACCGTGAAATCCTAGAAGCCGTATTGCATTTGATCCCATTGTGGTAATTGATATTGGATCTAATAACTTACCAATGCGAAAACATTCCACAAATGTGATATAGTTAACTGAAATAATATCGAATAACGGCTTCATTTAACATTATGCATTTTACAATACTTTTTTCGCcgttatcaatataataaatacaccgtataaacaaaatttggATCAGAGAACTGTCCATgttaaatgaaaagtaaaaaagGCTTTTATAGCAATAACAATCAATAGCCCAGTAAGTCTCTCCAATTTAATAGCATTACTGTTTATAGCACTAGTTAAGGACAATAAAGGATTTtatctaaagtaaataaaaaaacttaccatATTTGTATCTAGCTGTGCGTGAACTTGTGCAACGAAGAGATCCCACCAGAGTTGCAAGAAATCACGCAAATGTTCTGGCGCTTCAACGGATCGAGATGCCCAATTAAATTGCTGTAGCCACGGCTTGACGGCTCCAATAAAGTggattatctttaaattttggCCGAAGCTggaaaattaaagaaattaccGAGTTAAGCTGTAGTTCGTTTCAATCCTAACAATATACTGcagttatgtatatttattactaatcttCAATATTCAAACACACTCACTGTTTCAAGGCGGGTAAATATGAGTAGAATGCGGCCGATGTGACATTGTAAAGGAATGGCAGATGTTTTTTGATGTCACCGTGTGCCCAATCCGAGAAATAAGAGTTGAGAAGACCTTGATCACCacctatacataaataaaacgagTATTTTTGAaactacaatatacatataatgtacaAGCACTCttaaaattgcaattaaaatccTGACGatggaaaatgaaaatatttatgttgcaTTAGAGGACATCAAACGTTGTTGAATGTAAACATACCATCAAAGCTGCCTCGTTCAGATGCAAATGTGATAAGGTTGCTAAAAGTTTCGGCGGATGGTTTGAACACAAAAACACCAGAATTGAAGCAGTCGGGCCAGCCGACGTCGGGAGCAGCAGATAGTTCTTCACGCTCGAACAGTTCATCGCAATTTTGGACGACcttgaaatagaaattatatttactttacgtCATTCGCTCAGACCTAAACATAGCTGGAATAATCTTCGAAAACATTTCATTAACGTTACTATGAGAATGCACTAAATTCTAGTTAGAAAATTTTGATTGccttttataagttattaataacataccgtcttatttgtgaaatatgtttttaattattattattgcaaatgagcataataaaattatctaaacaAACGTAAGATACGAGCAACTTCGTTTAATTGATACAATcaccaaatataattaaaataataattttataacatattttcaacAGTAGTCAATTTTTggtagataattattaaatttaaataaattcagtttTCATTGTGTTCTTACAACAGttaaaccataaaattaaacttttgaaGCAAACGAATACTTCCTTTGGATTCCTAATTTGATTCGGTTCAGCGATTTAGGCATGGAAACCGttccgtttataatattagtatggatattgATCGTTAATTGTTATAGGATTAAAAGCATCCTTAGAAATGAAATAGTCCCACTTTCATGTGCATTACACGACATAAAACACGTGATCAAACAATGAGTTATCAAATAGTTTTATCGGGGCTTCATTTGACCTGTGATAAAAAACTCCGTACCTCGCATAATtccatttaaagtttttatttatatcaaattcgtATAGAATATTTCATTCACTACATCATTCTATAATTATCACTAACcagctttattttgtttttcttatattcatttaatattacttgaGTCATGTGATAAAAGCAAAATAAGACCAGtcagttaatttttaaacaaactcgcaaattttataattaatttattttagagcCTGCCATTGGCTTGGCTCAATATAATAACAAGCCAGCTCGATAATAACGATAACATTGGTCCATTATGTCCATTGTCTTAAAAATTGAATACTCAACATTCGTAATGGACTGCAAATGATTTTCTTCATAGTCCTACTGACATTTTGTCAACATTTCGCTTTCATCTTATCGTAAAATTCGAAAGAAAGTATATTATGGATTTGGATCCTATCCAAAATCACCGAGTACAAATATTTGGGCCATGGTTATGCGTCTCATCATCTCGTGTTACAGCGCTAACGACCGCATCCGGTAACATTGACTTTCTTATCACATAAACATTTACTAGTAATAGATTTTATGTGACAGGAATTTCTTTAAACtcgtctatataaatattaacaaccaCCACTTATACTATCGTCAAGCACCAATAGAAATAATTAGAAGGAATGTGTTCCATTTTGCACGGTGAGTTACCCGGTTTTATAAGACACATGCTGGGAATCGACATTTATCTTCACAATGTCTGGCGTAAACGGCCTTTTATACGTCTGTACAAGTCGTAAAAAGAACAtgtttaatctttattaaacttTGATTCGTCATTTAACCCGTTACATTAGTCAATGCAATTGTACAATTAGTATTAATCAATAGCAAGTAGGTTATGTCAGTTTATAGTACGAGTGATATTCAAAAGCCTGGGAATAATCACAAATGGACATTTTAATGGTATAAAGAAgatttgatgatgatgtccttCTCACCGATTTGGACCACAACGACCATTCGCAACGGGAATTGAATCCTTGAAGCCATATAATTCACAAACACAAAATACGTGTAAAAACTTTTGTAAAGacttgtgattttttttgtgaaaagtttttttttcgaaacaaAACATACGGACTTAGGAGCCACTGCaggaggattttttttaatcgatataaGCAATCTCATTACCAAGGAAAAcgcctattattttaaattgcagactattgtattttttttaattttcttatgatctgtaaaaaaaaatctaagatattaaataataaaatattttctaagatattAACTTAGGTACTTAgtgtgaataattattatgtaagcaAATGTATATTGTTAACTTATAAGTCAAAGTTTGTTGTTGCTTTTACAACGACTTGCATTGAGTTTGCATAATGACACAGAAAATTATGGCATTACGTTGTCTGTTTTCAGTAATATGTACCTTTGGCCTAATATAATTTCAGTATCTTTgggaattaataaaaagaaatcatatgcattaaagaaaattgaaatagcaaaataaaaaacaacattgtataagtatattattattactttatttaatacctaataCTAGCTTATCGCACATGAgttgtacatatatactatatagtcGTACCTATTAGACATTTATGGCACAAGGTATATCTagttaataacaaataagttaataaacaGCCCCTTACGatgatactttttaataatataaaaccaaaaatataaccagtttcaattttaaatgggACCAAACGGGAAGTATCCTTCCCAAACAGAAAACGAATTTTGGCCAAATCGCTTCATAAATTTCAGAggtaacaaacattaaaaaaaacatgtttttaagcaaattattaaatgttaagtataatgatcatttataattcatttacataCGAAGTTTCCAAATAGACcccaaaaaaacatttcttaaaatcCTAAGCCGCTTTTTCGTTTTCAACCTAAAATAAATCTACATAATTTTTCAATCCGAATAACATTCCTCTACGGTtagtattagaataaataaaactatactgtAATGTATAACACTAGCGCCTTGTGATTCATCCTGGTAATGATACttaatatatcttcaatatCTTCTGTTACATacaaatgacaaataaatagaTGTACATCTGTAgacataatttacaaaatgatgTCAACAAACGtacataaatcaaaatactccccatattttcaattaacattataaataaagtctaGTAGCTagtttatattacatacaacTACGGTTGAAGCAACGTATTTAGATCCAGATTTAGCCCAGTAAAAGTTCATGGGTTTTGTCAAGAAATATCCAGTACCATCCTGGAGTTAAGGAGTTGGTGGAATTATAGCCCTGTACCTCAGAAAACATCATGTAAAGCCGTAAGTCTCCACTTAATCTCTCGCCAGTCTTGTCAGATTACCATCCTATTGAACTATAAGAATCAGTAAGGAAACAGAGAATACACATACCTATATGTATTTACGAAAACACttgtacattaaaatatctcCTACATACTTTAGCTTTAGATTAGCCTAGATTAAacagactttttttaaatattatcaaatcttCTTTCAAGGCATTTTGTAAAATCTAGAATATATCATATCGAATATTTAACTCTGTTCCTATATgccaaatgaaatattttgtttttgttcccGAACAATAAATGGGTCAATATATAGTAAAGACATGCATGAAAATCGGTCTAACGATAAAACACTTTATCTTAAATATCAGTACGTACCAGAGTATCAGCATCAAGGAAGACACCTTTCTCGTATTGCGTGAGATTCCAGCAGTGGATCTTTGTAAAGGTGATGCCTAGTTCTGGCCGCTGCAGCAGTGCGAGGTGGGTGGCATCTTGAGAATCCAACACGTTGACTACTACCACCTCAGCAAATAATGCGCGAAGTCGCTCTCTAAGGGAAAATCCATTATTGTTATAGTACATAACATAGTGACGAATACCGCCAGCATTAGCTCTCAGGCGAAGATCAGTAAGtcttaaatgataataattgcaGATTTGTCTCGCTGCTATATCTAACCCACCCTTTATGTATATTACTAATATGTTATACACACTCGAAAATAATACCACGATATTTACCTTCAGCATAATTCGTAAATTGAATTGTTAGAATAAGTAAAGCAATTGAATGTCTGGTGCTTATCTAAATGTGGCGTCAAACCACCACAGCCAATGTGGTAAAGCAatctcttaacaaaaaaaaaatcaaatcaaatgtattttatttaagtaaactttacaataaagtcgttttgaatcgtcaatatttaaactgtaCAACAGTTTCGGAAAGCAGTCTCGCGCgaaaagaaacggcaagaaactcgcatagttgctctttccaaataaacagatttacagaTATAATAAACAGATGTtgttattcacaattattgttcaaCCAGTCCTGTGATAGAACCCGAACCTAAATCCTAAATTAAAGAGCTATGGTGGTCCTGTTATAACAAGACATGAATCGTAACCGATGAATTTAAACCTAggtagcaccactgaattttcatgttctttataattcatgtcgtcatctgtgaaggaaaacatcctgaggaaattTATTgcgtatttttataaacaaatttccaTATGAATTTACTATTTATCTAGTTGTCCAGCGCGGCTTCCTTCGCGTTTTAGTAGTTGGTTGGTTGGTgttaagctttaaaaaaaatcattaaactcgattcagtggtttggccgtgaaggaGCAGCAggcagagagacagacagagttactttcgcatttatgatagtatagattatttatgattttattttatttctatattattttctaaagtaaATCATCGACGGTATTAAAACAGTTTAGTTTTATGATTCGACGCGATAGTAAAAATCGTTGTTATTCCATCATCAAATTTAATGTAGGAAGTTGgagtaaaaatcaaaattaaatatcgcATTAACGCTAAATTATTGCGTAATTTTCGTGCTAAATTAGACTCGGACACTTGTCCAGTAACGTCATGGAATAACATGGCGTCAGAACCAGAAGGCGAATGTAGTGACCAAAATACACTATCTCTTTTATTAGAGTCAACAGAAACACAGGCCAAAGTAAATTTATCTATAGATTTTACTGGCTTTTACAACTAGCctgtttgttattaaaaagcAATCAACTACGATATAAATCGCAATATCGTTCTGTTCGGAAATGTGttccgtttttttttcaaatactagGACAAGTCAGGGTCgcgttcataattttttttttttcagttaacaTAGCATAGACAagatattttggaaattatacGATGCATTTCCTTTATAAATACTGTATAATTACTTACACAGTGTGTTAATTGatcgattttaattattttcctgtaaattatacaaatattgatattaaaatagaatagtCAGGCTATGAATAAATTACTGTACATAACTTTTCTTTgtggttaaatattaaaatatatatttagaacattAAAGACaaacttttcatatttaaataagtatatacatcATCAGTTGACTATAATTTGGTAGCATCGAATCAATTTGTTCCGTATAGCTACTTagaataagaatttatattgcTTTTTCTAGATTACCTCATAGCCTCGGTGACGGAAGGGGTAATAAGCACCACTGCAGGGTAGGCCGAACCGACTCGACGCAATGAGTGCGCCAGCACCAGCGCTCCAAGGCCGTAGGAATCGTTTGTAGCCAGCGTTACCCATGCTTGatctattaaagaaatattaaatttatgaaaaaatttcTGCAGTAGCAATATAAGAACCACACTATAACTAGAAAAAATAAAcggtaaaatgtattttgtatgccaataataatttcttatttaaacgtaacaatttaaaattattctataccTAACTTTCCTCATCATTACTTAGTAtagaacaaagtcgcttaccactgtctgtccctatgtacatatgcttaaatcttaaaaaattcacaatggattttgatgcggtttttttaatagataatttgattcaagaggaaggtttatatgtataatacatgcacaatatagtagagaaaaactgataattttagggATTTCTGAAGTgacgtcgtaaataaacacatttagatcaacctttacagcatgtaactttaattaatattttcgaagatattacagatttaaaacggaGGGACATAggggtttgtattgtctaatgactgaaaaactgtggacgttgtaagacattctgtagtatatttagtatcaacatTGCACCTGTGAAAAGttggggcggatcgctagtatcatggatatattattattgccaaagacgtaaaatattaaaataccaagAAATTATTAGGATACTACGCAAATCACATTACTTGTCTCACTACTCACTAGATGTAGTCTTGTGGCAAGATTCAGGAAGTGCGCAGTACGTTTGATGACGCCGCGTAGGTAGCTCTacatgatactaaatatattggCACGTGTGTAACACAATATATCTTGGCGTTCCCTGTGGATTTAACTACTATCTTTGTACTAATGATGACAGAATCGATTCATGCATGACTTGCTGCTcttataatgttaatgtaaacatctaaaaaaatgtaacaatactCTTAcgtataactgttttttttttttctaaatgatGTGTTCGTCGTCTCATAGTCGTATTATCCTAAAATAACTTCCTAAGCTCTAAATTAATATGCAAAACTTTCGATTTTATATTCATcagaataaatagtttaaaggtAAATTTTTCCTCTTTAATATTCCCAGGACAGAATTAAAACGATTATCTACTCAATGTccaatacatatatgtattggACATTGAGTAGATAatcgtaaatttattaataaatttactcaTCATTGTCTGCTGCATATATATGTCTAATGCATATAATTGTGAATTATAAAAccggtatttatttaaatattcaattcgaCACATTTGTATAAGGATGCATTATAGATATTGTTAATAAGAACACATATAAATACTATAgctagttttttatatatttttagaacttTCATAACACTTTTAGTGTTATTGCGTATAACGgaactatatttaaaacacaGTATATATGTGTGCATTGATGAATTCATATGAATAGCTCAAAGCATGTATCCCGCGTGGGCCATTACACAGCGCCTCCATGTAATAGATAAGTCGATGCCGCACGTTCTTCTCGTGTTCTAGTCTAAAATAGCGcgacacaaataaaattgaaaataaaactactcGATAGCGTCAGATATTTGGGGCCGGGACTAGACGACTATGCATTCCACAATTAAACCAACAATCAGTCTTTTCTATCTGTGTTGCGGTGACGTCGACATATCATACAATCCCCAAATCTTATCCCGGTAGTACGCATTtagatattcgaaatttaaaataattgagtattacaatttaagtattttctGTACTtccttatgtattttatatgtttatttttattcgtattttcatttcttaacgtatgtattttatgtattgattCTCATATTTAGACGAATGGTTGAACTGAGATTATGACATTTATTGCGGGCGTTCATAATTTCTAAGCTTAATTCAATTTGTATAGATTGCCTCTAAATTTGCCACAGCTCATTCCATCGCGTTGCTTCTATGCGGTTTGGTATGCAAGTAATTGCATTTTACCTAACTGAtgtttactcacgatgttttccttcattgccATCTTAGctcttataataatatcgtttagagaatatagaataataaataataattacaaaatcaagctatatttatacgtaaattattatctatgtattAATTGCTTTGACAAGTTCAGTtgttatattatagaattaaacatttagcatttaaataagtatatttcttGACTTCCtcggaaattattttaaatataacataaataaaggtTGAATAACTGAGACTGACAAAATATAGCCAAGCTTTGCATAAAtaacctataatattataatatacaaaataatatatttccatcTGCttctaaaacataataatgacCATTTAAAATACaggtttattacaaatttaataagaaaacaaaattattgtgattttataaattatattttatcgtgaGAAGTTTTATATAATCGATCGAATCCAaacttaatcataaataatgaaaaattgcCAATTCATTTAACTTGCATAGGTACGCTTCGTTacggaaaatatattatctcaaggccctatatttagtaattattagttatattttcgacaattatgtagtattattataagattttttcggGTGAGATGTAAATAGAAACAAGAAGGAATGCCGGCAACATGGAATACCAATAAGGCACACGAGACATTAACGGTGGCGCGGGCGCAGGATCAGACGCGCCTGGAAGTCGGGAGCAATGTCCCTGCGGTTTCTATTTAGGTGCAGCCGGTCTGGCGGGATAGTACCATGAGAGCACTCAACCGCCTTACAAAATAAAGGAATGCAGTAATCATGCATTCACTGTTCAAATGTCGACACGACATTGGCAAAAAAAACCAACATGCAATTCCATTCATGTAGAAAGATTATCGGGGATTAAACTTTCTAAGTTAACATTTCGTGTATTTTTGTACACGCGATTTCAAGTAAAGCGAAGTTTGTGGTGCTAATTAAAGTTAGTTTCAGTATGGAAAGGAGAAATACATTAATAGGTGTTTGAAGTTCTTTAGAGAAAGTTGATACTAGAGAGTAGACAGGGTTTAGTGTAGTTATAATATCGCGACTAATGTACCTATAAGATACGCaatcaatcaatttaattaatgaaattaaaataattcaactgAAACAAATAGATTATTTGAGTGGCCTcgagtttaaattattatcaggaTAATATCGGCAAATAACgtcatatatttgaaaaagtcGTGTTAAGTAATTAATCAGTATTGAGTTATTTCACAATTTCAgtgatattctttttattacttGTAATGGTTTAGACCGAGGACATTTATTCCTATGCTGACCTTAATAAAATACGCTGAGCGATTTTCGCATGATGCGAACGGATGGATAAATAAACCGCAGACGATATCAAAAATTTCAATTAGGTGTTCAGGTTGATAATAATTagcacaatattaaaaatacattaaatttgaaattaattgaacCGTCAGTTTATAGCAATCCCTAGTCGActaaataatgtcaattttatattaataattttcattcacATCATAAGATCACGTACGTATATTCTTACATAAGTGCAAACAATTATaagtgtaaatatgtatataaacagaAGATTCGCAGCACATTTCTTATTAATCGATAGcatatctaaattaaaacatctttttaaaatattttttcaaactgACCTCCAAAATACGAAGTCGATATTCGAATTAGTTGTAAAAAGGTCAAGTAAACTTTTCTGGGACGTGTCATGTATCATTAAACTAGAATAgcccaaaaaattaaaatgattatcgTCTTAACATGAACTCTTAATGGAGAATTTCttgttgtaaacatttttactgTTACTAATAGAACTGTCTTGACCGTTCTCTGGATACGCTTCTAATAGAAGCTCATGGTCATGATCATTGCAGTTAGCCGCTGATAACGAATCagcgattatatttattactactcTTATAACATGGACTCGTACGATACCATGAGTATATTTACGATCAGAGAAATTTATCTGATAACAAATGTGTTGTTGTGTTAACGCGCGTATTTGACATTTGTactcataaaacaatttaattcataaccatatttgttaatacatttaaatgagtGATACCAACTGATGTGAaagtaatttcaaatacatattgaatataaatcgaGTATACCGAAAGGAAGTCGCATTAATCCTTAATCGGATTAATGCATGATTGcctcataaattattttacataaaataaccgATTTGTGTTTGATCCATTCAGTACTAACGTTAAATACATTCAATTAAGCTATTCACATACCT
The nucleotide sequence above comes from Vanessa tameamea isolate UH-Manoa-2023 chromosome 2, ilVanTame1 primary haplotype, whole genome shotgun sequence. Encoded proteins:
- the LOC113401439 gene encoding uncharacterized protein LOC113401439 isoform X2, coding for MSNQAWVTLATNDSYGLGALVLAHSLRRVGSAYPAVVLITPSVTEAMRERLRALFAEVVVVNVLDSQDATHLALLQRPELGITFTKIHCWNLTQYEKGVFLDADTLVVQNCDELFEREELSAAPDVGWPDCFNSGVFVFKPSAETFSNLITFASERGSFDGGDQGLLNSYFSDWAHGDIKKHLPFLYNVTSAAFYSYLPALKHFGQNLKIIHFIGAVKPWLQQFNWASRSVEAPEHLRDFLQLWWDLFVAQVHAQLDTNMDNIEDDSSAVHEQEVPEFREPVLHNIYYEPILDPNSEFPWHHPDNQILDSEINVPEFDLKQFHDPWNIYRGNIPPSTEQSNPTEQTIDDYQDMRKYAWDYMPPQQEQRDFHSSYEQTSQDHCQHVHEHNETNSHHSEHEHQSHFSSFHSESHNFRQHSEHYNNNNSQQQLQDTQINTLHNYVEHQQINNQEPHTYHDHHYTYTNRLESNKSNLNVQTVESQNNNHVSNMSYNIHDKEGSKQHKKRDWTFPSQYGQQNKTEQVYTVMMDHVRLRCQHTSKTKVNGYDSDSDSDVYEELRPRHPYDGFYLRHRMTIDARGRKVCIHEIPFIPRSPTPESSEEFEDAIETILEDINDKTINNEEIQTGVAANLARVVPGAPLQQDAADELARRQGWEAGNIDYMGADSFDNIWAKISQTLNQPASQSEQSSEPQPKPVEETVAVAAVEAVSEKQTLLPALEKEVTASAAKIETEVPKSTESGLVASVPVEVPTSTKESKPVEIPVPADEAKPSGKIEEPIPVPVEMAAEVPEIVDVVAPVESSSPIVVTEQSEQSGIPVAALEALKIDEPLPEALLPVTVAEQPPVPEPIPEAPLPVTVVEQPPVPEPTPEAPLPVTVVEQPPVPEPTPEAPLPVTVVEQPPVAEPTPEAPLPVKVVEQAPVPEPTPEAPLPVTVAAELIPETPASKAEADSDSPPLANTPSKEEIPEAPIAKSEERRKPVGKLQLRPPVATDPLPTPDSELEDAATLAHAIIAGELRTPTVTAPSPPAHSHAAPADPAEQLSRLSVQEPEVPTPPVGSVALSQIGVKPKPSTAAQIESSVSAKTEAAPKPAEASDAPKKKVVKKVLKKDKEGASNAEAPVPPPRKKEKKPKEK
- the LOC113401439 gene encoding uncharacterized protein LOC113401439 isoform X5, whose product is MSNQAWVTLATNDSYGLGALVLAHSLRRVGSAYPAVVLITPSVTEAMRERLRALFAEVVVVNVLDSQDATHLALLQRPELGITFTKIHCWNLTQYEKGVFLDADTLVVQNCDELFEREELSAAPDVGWPDCFNSGVFVFKPSAETFSNLITFASERGSFDGGDQGLLNSYFSDWAHGDIKKHLPFLYNVTSAAFYSYLPALKHFGQNLKIIHFIGAVKPWLQQFNWASRSVEAPEHLRDFLQLWWDLFVAQVHAQLDTNMDNIEDDSSAVHEQEVPEFREPVLHNIYYEPILDPNSEFPWHHPDNQILDSEINVPEFDLKQFHDPWNIYRGNIPPSTEQSNPTEQTIDDYQDMRKYAWDYMPPQQEQRDFHSSYEQTSQDHCQHVHEHNETNSHHSEHEHQSHFSSFHSESHNFRQHSEHYNNNNSQQQLQDTQINTLHNYVEHQQINNQEPHTYHDHHYTYTNRLESNKSNLNVQTVESQNNNHVSNMSYNIHDKEGSKQHKKRDWTFPSQYGQQNKTEQVYTVMMDHVRLRCQHTSKTKVNGYDSDSDSDVYEELRPRHPYDGFYLRHRMTIDARGRKVCIHEIPFIPRSPTPESSEEFEDAIETILEDINDKTINNEEIQTGVAANLARVVPGAPLQQDAADELARRQGWEAGNIDYMGADSFDNIWAKISQTLNQPASQSEQSSEPQPKPVEETVAVAAVEAVSEKQTLLPALEKEVTASAAKIETEVPKSTESGLVASVPVEVPTSTKESKPVEIPVPADEAKPSGKIEEPIPVPVEMAAEVPEIVDVVAPVESSSPIVVTEQSEQSGIPVAALEALKIDEPLPEALLPVTVAEQPPVPEPIPEAPLPVTVVEQPPVPEPTPEAPLPVTVVEQPPVPEPTPEAPLPVTVVEQPPVAEPTPEAPLPVKVVEQAPVPEPTPEAPLPVTVAAELIPETPASKAEADSDSPPLANTPSKEEIPEAPIAKSTEEAAQETRL